In a genomic window of Tissierella sp. Yu-01:
- a CDS encoding ABC transporter ATP-binding protein, which yields MEILRVEHLSKVYGSGETAVKALNDISFSVNKGEFVAIVGPSGSGKSTLLHLLGGVDKPTSGKVLIDSTDIYNLNETQLAIFRRRQIGLIYQFYNLIPVLNVEENITLPLLLDGHKVDKGHFNNIVKILGLDNRLNHLPNQLSGGQQQRVSIGRALIGNPAIMLADEPTGNLDSKNSKEIISLLKMFNKTYEQTLIVITHDENIALQADRIIAIEDGKIAKDEVIRQ from the coding sequence ATGGAAATATTAAGAGTAGAACATCTGTCTAAAGTATATGGCAGTGGTGAAACTGCTGTAAAGGCATTAAATGATATAAGTTTTTCGGTAAATAAGGGAGAATTTGTTGCAATAGTTGGTCCATCAGGATCAGGTAAGTCAACATTATTACACCTGCTAGGAGGAGTAGATAAACCTACTAGTGGTAAGGTTTTAATTGATAGTACAGATATTTATAATCTAAATGAAACACAGCTCGCTATTTTTAGACGAAGACAAATAGGGCTTATATATCAATTCTATAATTTGATTCCCGTCCTCAATGTAGAAGAAAATATTACATTACCATTATTGCTAGATGGTCATAAGGTTGACAAGGGACATTTTAACAATATTGTAAAAATACTAGGATTAGATAATAGATTAAACCATCTTCCAAATCAGCTTTCAGGTGGGCAACAGCAACGAGTATCCATAGGAAGAGCATTAATAGGGAATCCTGCAATAATGTTAGCTGATGAGCCTACAGGAAATCTTGATAGTAAAAACAGCAAAGAAATTATTTCACTATTGAAGATGTTCAATAAAACATATGAACAAACCTTAATTGTAATAACTCATGATGAAAACATCGCATTACAAGCGGATAGAATAATCGCAATAGAAGATGGAAAGATTGCTAAGGACGAGGTGATTCGTCAGTGA
- a CDS encoding response regulator transcription factor, giving the protein MKVLLVEDDKTIAAGLDYSLQQEGYDTTICHDVACGKKQIKGNKFDLILLDVTLPDGSGYELCKMVRERSDTPIIFLTACDDEVNVVMGLDMGADDYITKPFRIRELISRIKSVLRRYQKDDESKSIIELGNIKINILEAKVYKNGEEINLTALEYRLLLTFINNIGQVLTRNQLLESIWDVAGDFVNDNTLTVYIKRIREKLEDDPQNPVIIKTVRGLGYKVGG; this is encoded by the coding sequence TTGAAGGTACTATTAGTAGAAGATGACAAGACTATAGCAGCAGGATTGGATTACTCCCTCCAACAGGAAGGATATGATACTACCATTTGTCATGATGTAGCTTGTGGTAAAAAACAAATAAAAGGTAATAAATTTGATTTAATACTATTAGATGTTACATTACCTGATGGTAGCGGTTATGAGCTATGTAAAATGGTACGAGAAAGAAGCGATACACCTATAATATTTCTAACTGCATGCGATGATGAGGTAAATGTTGTAATGGGACTGGATATGGGTGCAGATGATTATATAACTAAGCCCTTTCGTATTAGAGAGCTTATTTCAAGGATAAAATCAGTACTGCGAAGATATCAGAAGGATGATGAATCAAAATCTATTATCGAATTAGGTAATATTAAGATTAACATACTAGAAGCAAAGGTTTATAAGAACGGTGAGGAAATAAACCTCACTGCCTTAGAGTATAGACTTCTACTTACCTTTATAAATAATATTGGTCAGGTTCTAACGAGAAATCAGCTATTGGAAAGTATATGGGATGTTGCAGGGGACTTTGTTAATGATAATACTCTAACTGTCTATATAAAAAGAATTCGTGAAAAGCTAGAGGATGACCCTCAGAATCCAGTAATAATTAAGACGGTAAGAGGTCTTGGTTATAAGGTAGGGGGTTAA
- a CDS encoding biotin--[acetyl-CoA-carboxylase] ligase — MKREIIHFNSIDSTNDYAKSIALEKEEGTIVVAEQQLSGKGRMGRVWTSPSGKGIYFSIILKPELDPTKVARVTLIGAAAVHLALKDINICSQIKWPNDIVINGKKVCGILTEMNCELNKINYIIMGIGINVNLDEDDIPEELMDKATSLKIVSGEDINRNKLLDLVLNHFKRLYEPFKTNYILNETIKICRENSALIGKDIQVIQNDKFKIGKAIDINEDGELVVEFDTGIETIFSGEVSVRGLNGYV, encoded by the coding sequence ATGAAAAGAGAGATTATTCATTTTAATTCTATAGATTCAACAAATGACTATGCTAAGAGTATCGCCTTAGAGAAGGAAGAAGGTACAATAGTTGTAGCAGAACAGCAGCTATCAGGCAAGGGTCGTATGGGCAGAGTATGGACATCACCATCTGGTAAAGGAATTTACTTTTCTATCATTTTAAAGCCAGAGCTTGATCCTACAAAGGTCGCAAGGGTTACCTTAATAGGTGCTGCAGCAGTTCATCTAGCCTTAAAGGATATAAATATTTGCTCACAGATAAAATGGCCAAATGATATTGTCATAAATGGAAAAAAGGTTTGTGGTATCCTTACTGAAATGAACTGCGAGTTAAATAAAATTAATTATATTATCATGGGAATTGGTATCAATGTTAATTTAGATGAGGATGATATCCCTGAGGAATTAATGGATAAGGCTACGTCATTAAAGATTGTATCAGGTGAAGATATTAATAGAAACAAGCTACTGGATTTGGTATTAAACCACTTTAAAAGACTTTATGAACCTTTTAAAACAAACTATATCTTAAATGAAACCATAAAAATATGTAGAGAAAACTCAGCCTTAATCGGTAAAGATATACAGGTTATACAAAATGACAAATTTAAAATTGGAAAGGCTATTGATATCAATGAAGATGGAGAATTGGTAGTAGAATTTGATACAGGAATAGAGACTATTTTTTCTGGTGAAGTATCAGTAAGAGGCTTAAACGGGTATGTTTAA
- a CDS encoding Cache 3/Cache 2 fusion domain-containing protein has product MKKNKIKFIAYLGMFSLLANLIIGLLGYSNNTKDINRVKNQLLANHVENNINLKMKYIKSSYGTLSEGNGTLLDNGGHSLEGRNGVVDAILEDLGDQATIFVKVNDDFKRISTSIMNKGKRAIGTFLGTDHKAYKTVMSGELYIGEAEILNKNYYTAYQPIKDNNNNVIGLLFVGTPTETLDNIVNLHDEKMSTINILILLFRAISLGSLIVLATISVMARENAEA; this is encoded by the coding sequence ATGAAGAAAAACAAAATAAAGTTTATTGCTTATTTAGGTATGTTCTCTTTGTTGGCTAATTTAATTATTGGATTATTAGGATATTCAAACAATACGAAGGACATAAATCGTGTTAAGAATCAACTATTAGCAAACCATGTTGAAAACAATATAAATCTGAAAATGAAATATATAAAAAGCTCCTATGGAACATTAAGTGAAGGAAATGGAACTTTACTTGATAACGGTGGACACAGTTTGGAAGGTAGAAATGGAGTAGTAGACGCTATATTAGAAGATTTAGGAGATCAAGCTACTATTTTTGTCAAGGTTAATGATGACTTTAAAAGAATTTCTACAAGTATCATGAATAAAGGCAAAAGGGCGATAGGTACATTTTTAGGAACTGACCACAAGGCATATAAAACAGTAATGAGTGGTGAACTATATATAGGTGAGGCAGAAATACTAAATAAAAACTATTACACTGCCTACCAGCCTATTAAGGATAACAACAACAATGTAATAGGATTATTGTTTGTGGGGACGCCGACAGAAACATTGGATAACATTGTAAACCTACACGATGAAAAAATGAGCACAATTAATATTTTAATTCTTTTATTTAGAGCTATTTCATTAGGTTCATTAATTGTACTAGCTACTATATCTGTTATGGCAAGAGAAAATGCAGAGGCTTAA
- the vanR gene encoding VanR-ABDEGLN family response regulator transcription factor: MGSNILVVDDEQTIADLIEVYLKNEGFQVHKFYNGHEALECVKSEQLDLAILDVMLPDIDGFTLCQKIRDNYNFPIIMLTAKEEEIDKITGLTLGADDYMTKPFQPLELVARVKAHLRRFIKYNSSRPLHDDKIIEFSGLVLNKDTHECILNERKIDLTPTEFSILWVLASNQGRVVSSEELFHEVWGDKYFSNSNNTVMVHIRHLREKMHDSAERPKYIKTVWGVGYKIEK; encoded by the coding sequence ATGGGAAGTAATATTTTAGTTGTTGATGATGAACAAACAATAGCGGACTTGATAGAAGTATATTTAAAAAATGAAGGCTTCCAGGTACATAAATTTTATAATGGGCATGAAGCATTAGAGTGTGTAAAGTCAGAGCAATTGGATCTTGCAATACTTGATGTCATGCTGCCGGATATTGATGGTTTTACTCTATGCCAGAAGATTAGGGATAATTACAATTTTCCTATAATTATGTTGACAGCAAAAGAAGAAGAAATTGATAAGATCACTGGACTAACACTTGGTGCTGATGATTATATGACCAAACCTTTTCAGCCCTTGGAACTTGTTGCTCGTGTCAAAGCACATTTACGGAGATTTATAAAATATAATTCCAGTAGACCATTACACGATGATAAAATAATTGAATTCTCTGGTTTAGTTTTAAACAAGGATACTCATGAATGTATATTAAATGAAAGAAAGATTGATTTAACTCCTACAGAATTTTCTATTTTGTGGGTATTGGCTTCTAACCAAGGTCGTGTAGTAAGCTCTGAAGAACTATTCCATGAAGTATGGGGAGACAAATATTTCAGCAATAGCAATAATACGGTAATGGTGCACATTAGGCATTTGAGAGAAAAAATGCATGATTCTGCAGAGCGCCCTAAATATATAAAAACCGTATGGGGAGTTGGTTACAAAATTGAAAAATGA
- a CDS encoding D-alanyl-D-alanine carboxypeptidase produces MRQKRRKKKHLRKFILTLIIFLSICMLFKTVYSYLPFYKNKLALDKDKTTDDNMIQSIQDELFSPYAILVSLNNQNVVFETGSEERIFPASLTKIMTVLVAIENIPDLHELIILPEEIFPDLYTANASMAGFLPGEEVAAVDLLYGTLLPSGADASLGLALRVSGSESEFSKLMNKKAKEIGMGDTHFTNVTGLHDDNHYTTVKDIAKLLEYALKNKTFYEIFTTIRRSTSNTNRHPGGITFYSTLYKKTNTLEFDGGEIIGGKTGYTEEAGLCLASLAEKNGSKYILVTAGAAGDNYSEQYHIIDALTVYGKYLNN; encoded by the coding sequence ATGCGACAAAAAAGAAGAAAGAAAAAACATCTTAGAAAGTTTATTTTAACCTTAATTATATTCTTATCGATATGTATGCTTTTTAAAACTGTATATAGCTATTTACCATTTTATAAGAACAAGTTGGCACTTGATAAAGACAAGACAACTGATGATAATATGATACAAAGCATACAGGATGAGTTATTTAGTCCATATGCAATATTAGTTAGTTTGAATAATCAAAATGTAGTTTTTGAAACAGGAAGCGAGGAAAGAATTTTCCCTGCTTCTCTTACGAAAATCATGACTGTTTTAGTAGCGATTGAAAATATTCCTGATTTGCATGAACTGATTATACTTCCTGAAGAGATCTTCCCAGACTTATACACTGCCAATGCCTCCATGGCTGGATTTTTACCTGGAGAAGAAGTTGCTGCAGTTGATTTGCTATACGGAACGCTACTCCCTTCTGGGGCAGATGCTTCATTAGGTCTAGCTCTTAGAGTCTCTGGCTCAGAAAGTGAATTTTCAAAGTTGATGAATAAGAAGGCAAAGGAAATTGGTATGGGGGATACGCATTTTACAAATGTAACAGGTCTTCACGATGATAATCATTATACTACGGTAAAAGATATAGCTAAGCTACTTGAATATGCACTTAAGAATAAAACATTTTATGAGATATTTACCACAATACGACGTTCTACTTCAAATACCAATCGTCATCCCGGTGGGATTACCTTCTATAGTACATTGTATAAGAAAACAAATACCTTAGAATTTGATGGAGGGGAAATTATCGGTGGGAAAACTGGTTATACTGAAGAGGCTGGACTTTGTCTGGCTAGCTTAGCTGAAAAAAATGGATCTAAGTATATTTTGGTAACCGCAGGAGCGGCTGGTGATAATTACTCAGAGCAGTATCATATAATCGATGCATTGACAGTATACGGAAAGTATCTAAATAACTAA
- a CDS encoding DUF6530 family protein, giving the protein MKIPTTLKHKPVIVSENYENVDGRYAYDSDAKGLSLGLAQWNDRGKVDISAKVWRYTGEKWSRQSEELPLHRVLDLAILVCRTQQHFREAYRYEKLYDESNPEIDRVGLQGDAMTVEVCTDNDKIDEDIKLFNQALSDDGELIGERLRTLSRILKEMGY; this is encoded by the coding sequence ATGAAAATACCTACTACTTTAAAACATAAACCAGTTATAGTATCAGAAAACTATGAAAATGTTGATGGCAGATATGCTTATGATTCAGATGCAAAAGGATTATCACTTGGATTGGCTCAATGGAATGATAGAGGCAAGGTGGATATTTCCGCAAAGGTATGGAGATATACTGGAGAAAAGTGGTCAAGACAGTCTGAGGAATTACCACTTCACAGAGTACTTGATCTAGCAATATTAGTTTGTAGAACACAACAGCATTTTAGAGAAGCTTATCGTTATGAAAAATTATATGATGAAAGTAATCCTGAAATAGATAGAGTTGGCTTACAGGGAGATGCCATGACAGTTGAGGTATGTACTGATAATGACAAAATAGATGAAGATATAAAATTATTTAATCAGGCTCTAAGTGATGATGGTGAGCTTATTGGGGAAAGACTTCGTACTCTTTCTAGAATTCTAAAAGAAATGGGGTACTAG
- a CDS encoding GIY-YIG nuclease family protein, with protein MDRKKELKEQYKQMKPDMGIFIVRSNKTNKCYIETSQNLNGFINRTRFQLNSGGHPNERFQRDWKEQGENNFTIEILEKLEYDKDESKTDYSEELEVMKFVWKEKLAKENIGFY; from the coding sequence GTGGACAGAAAAAAAGAATTAAAAGAACAATACAAACAAATGAAGCCAGATATGGGTATATTTATTGTTCGTTCAAATAAGACTAATAAATGTTATATTGAAACGTCACAAAACTTAAATGGATTTATAAATAGAACGAGATTTCAGCTTAATTCAGGAGGACATCCTAATGAAAGATTTCAAAGAGATTGGAAAGAACAAGGTGAAAATAACTTCACAATAGAAATTCTTGAGAAGTTAGAGTACGATAAAGATGAATCTAAAACGGATTATAGCGAAGAATTAGAAGTAATGAAGTTTGTGTGGAAAGAAAAATTAGCCAAAGAAAATATAGGATTTTATTAA
- a CDS encoding HAMP domain-containing sensor histidine kinase: MLRNKDYRNLLITMIGISIIGTAIISTFNILAGIFIAFVFILLICSSIFFTLKRYKDIEKLSEYLRTISSGDYSLDIRDNVEGELSILKNEIYKVTLILSKHGEYEKREKELLADSISDISHQLKTPLTSMMVMTDLLSNSNLEVEKRMEFTKNIQAQLDRMEWLLTSLLKLSKIDAGTIIFKRDKVNVKDLIQKAINPLLIPLELKDQNIIIEGDSEVVFTGDANWTVEAIINIVKNCIEHTNKGGYITISFEENPLYTEIKISDNGIGINKEDLPYIFKRFYRGKNAGNDSVGIGLAMAKSIIESQNGDLTVKSRKNEGTQFSIKFYKQTV, translated from the coding sequence ATGCTTAGAAATAAAGATTATAGAAATCTACTTATTACAATGATAGGGATATCAATTATCGGAACTGCAATTATATCCACATTTAATATATTAGCTGGAATATTTATTGCATTTGTTTTTATATTATTAATTTGTAGTAGTATTTTCTTTACGTTAAAAAGATATAAGGATATAGAAAAACTCTCAGAATACTTAAGAACTATTAGTAGCGGGGATTATTCCCTAGATATTAGAGATAATGTGGAGGGAGAACTTAGCATACTAAAAAATGAAATATACAAGGTCACCCTTATACTTTCTAAGCATGGAGAATATGAAAAAAGAGAGAAGGAACTACTGGCAGATTCTATATCTGATATATCTCATCAGCTAAAGACTCCATTAACCTCTATGATGGTAATGACAGATTTATTAAGTAATAGTAATTTAGAAGTTGAAAAGAGAATGGAGTTTACAAAAAATATTCAAGCACAGTTAGATAGAATGGAATGGCTACTAACATCTCTATTGAAATTGTCTAAGATTGACGCAGGCACAATTATCTTTAAAAGAGACAAAGTAAATGTAAAAGATCTTATACAAAAAGCAATTAATCCCTTACTCATACCACTAGAATTAAAGGATCAAAACATAATTATAGAGGGTGATTCAGAAGTGGTTTTCACTGGAGATGCTAATTGGACAGTAGAGGCTATAATAAATATAGTTAAGAATTGTATTGAACATACTAATAAAGGTGGATATATAACAATATCTTTTGAAGAAAATCCCTTGTATACTGAAATAAAAATATCTGATAATGGTATTGGAATCAATAAGGAAGACCTACCTTATATTTTTAAAAGGTTTTATAGAGGGAAAAACGCTGGTAATGACAGTGTAGGAATTGGGTTAGCTATGGCAAAGAGTATAATTGAGAGTCAAAACGGTGATTTAACAGTAAAGAGTAGGAAAAATGAAGGAACACAATTTAGTATTAAATTTTACAAGCAAACAGTATAA
- a CDS encoding HAMP domain-containing sensor histidine kinase gives MKNDEKILLRVGVIISGIIILCFGALWLLDSGFNGVVKEWFYNRFIIAPDYLYEDKLGVLFKTWYEIKQFLIIAFISFITVLVIITSISTYLYGRYRSKKDVAIITRSINSFFNTDTDELMLPKKYSEIERQLMRIKAMSQRNQQLVQTEMQRKNDLITYLAHDLKTPLASIIGYLSLLDEAPDMPIEQKTKYSWIALEKAYRLEELINEFFDITRFNLQSIVLNKGKIKLEFMLHQLVDEFYPLLEPQGKQVVIHVPEDLILVGDADKLARVFNNILKNAIAYSYENSIIDISAVQNGDSITITFRNQGETIPSHKLDTIFDKFYRLDTARSTNTGGAGLGLAIAKEIVIAHNGTITVESNIENTTFTIVIPS, from the coding sequence TTGAAAAATGATGAAAAAATCCTTCTAAGAGTTGGTGTTATTATATCTGGAATTATTATACTTTGTTTTGGTGCATTGTGGTTGTTGGATTCGGGATTTAATGGAGTAGTTAAGGAGTGGTTTTATAATAGGTTTATTATTGCCCCTGATTATCTCTATGAAGATAAATTAGGAGTCCTGTTTAAGACCTGGTATGAAATAAAGCAGTTTCTTATTATTGCTTTTATTTCTTTTATAACAGTATTAGTAATAATTACAAGTATTTCAACATATTTATATGGTCGATACAGAAGTAAAAAGGATGTAGCAATTATAACTAGATCAATTAATTCATTTTTTAATACAGACACAGATGAGTTAATGCTACCCAAAAAGTATTCAGAAATTGAAAGACAACTTATGAGGATAAAAGCAATGTCTCAAAGAAATCAACAACTTGTACAAACTGAAATGCAACGGAAAAATGATTTGATTACTTATCTAGCCCATGATCTAAAAACACCTCTAGCTTCTATAATTGGATATTTAAGTCTTTTAGATGAAGCCCCTGATATGCCAATAGAGCAAAAGACAAAATATAGTTGGATAGCATTAGAGAAGGCTTATAGACTGGAAGAATTAATTAATGAGTTCTTTGACATTACAAGATTTAACCTTCAGTCAATTGTCTTAAATAAAGGGAAAATAAAACTTGAGTTTATGCTTCACCAGTTAGTTGATGAGTTTTATCCATTACTTGAACCTCAGGGAAAACAGGTAGTTATTCATGTGCCAGAGGATTTAATCTTAGTTGGGGATGCTGATAAACTTGCACGTGTATTCAACAATATTTTAAAGAATGCTATAGCCTACAGCTATGAAAATAGCATCATAGATATCTCTGCTGTTCAAAATGGTGATAGTATCACTATTACTTTTAGAAATCAAGGGGAGACTATTCCGTCTCATAAACTTGATACTATTTTTGATAAATTTTATCGACTTGATACTGCTAGATCAACAAATACCGGAGGCGCAGGATTGGGTCTGGCTATTGCTAAAGAAATTGTCATAGCGCATAATGGAACAATAACAGTAGAAAGTAATATAGAGAATACTACATTTACAATTGTAATTCCATCATAA
- a CDS encoding ABC transporter permease — translation MNIVNKLTIRHLMLNKKRTLVTIIGAIISVAMITAVSTIGVSFLDLLQRQTIANDGEWHVLYKNVNLEQLQAIKEDEETKTLLLNRDLGISPLKGSQNKNKPYLYIKELNKAGFENKPINLIDGRLPANNNEIVISHSIISNAKVNFNIGDEVTLHIGQRYLLDGTSDFIEINNPLQRDKDGINEGLSTELTKIYKIIGIIETPTWEYAWAPGYTVLTYIDESIVESNETLDAYVIQNKVNSSLFEHAEKIAANNDIKEVSYNKDLLRYYGVIKNDSTREMLFNLSAIIMVIIMVGSISLIYNAFAISVSERSRHLGMLSSVGATKKQKRNSVFFEGIIIGAISIPLGIIAGYIGIGLTFIVINPMIAGALNVTESFRVVVLPSTIIISIIISITTILISTFIPAKRASNISAIDAIRQTSDIKLSNKEVKTSKLTRMLFGIEGDLGLKNLKRNKKRYMATVFSLIISIVLYLSVSYFTSGLEKSLELSQDGVNFDLQVYVNMEDKEEQDNIINQIRMLDDVKESTSKNTVVLMSWVDKDKISDYLMQFYEYEQKDGRYPYTVDVVSLDDESLKEYSKKVGVDFEILKQTDKPQAIVIDTMRYEDGKAGKYIEAQTIKASIGDKLDLKHIDYQTEDEIPVDTIEIVSLTDKLPLGMNNTDNIGGINVIVSKDVFEKIVTNNKDIEYGISSEMYINSDNPMRLEEDINKIHDNYDIYIYNVHQVRQREQQMILLMSVFIYGFITLITAICVANILNTITTSIALRKREFAMLKSIGMTPKSFSKMINYESIFYGLKALLYGLPISIGLMYLMFRTFNIKFSYEFTLPWLNIIITIVAVFVVVGVTMLYSSSKIKKENIIDALKQEII, via the coding sequence GTGAATATAGTAAATAAGCTAACTATTAGACATTTAATGCTAAATAAGAAAAGAACATTAGTTACTATCATTGGAGCAATAATCTCAGTTGCAATGATAACTGCCGTATCAACTATAGGAGTATCATTTTTAGATTTGTTACAAAGACAAACTATTGCAAATGATGGTGAATGGCATGTGCTTTATAAGAACGTAAATCTAGAGCAACTTCAAGCAATAAAAGAGGATGAAGAAACTAAAACTTTGTTATTAAATAGAGACCTAGGAATTTCACCACTTAAAGGTAGTCAGAATAAAAATAAACCCTATCTATATATAAAAGAACTTAATAAAGCTGGATTTGAAAACAAACCTATTAATCTTATAGACGGAAGATTACCAGCTAACAATAACGAGATAGTTATTTCACATTCTATAATAAGTAATGCTAAGGTCAACTTTAATATTGGTGATGAGGTAACTCTTCATATTGGTCAGAGATACTTACTTGACGGGACAAGTGACTTTATTGAAATAAATAATCCCTTACAAAGAGATAAAGATGGTATTAATGAGGGACTATCAACAGAACTCACTAAAATCTATAAAATCATCGGTATTATAGAGACCCCTACTTGGGAATATGCATGGGCTCCAGGATATACTGTTTTAACTTATATAGATGAAAGCATAGTAGAATCTAATGAAACCTTAGATGCTTATGTTATTCAAAACAAGGTAAATAGCTCATTGTTTGAACATGCTGAAAAAATTGCTGCGAATAATGATATAAAAGAAGTAAGTTACAACAAAGATTTATTAAGGTATTATGGAGTAATTAAAAATGACTCCACAAGGGAGATGCTTTTTAATCTATCTGCAATTATAATGGTAATTATCATGGTTGGCTCTATATCATTAATTTATAATGCATTTGCGATTTCAGTGTCAGAACGATCTAGACACCTTGGGATGCTATCCAGTGTAGGAGCAACTAAAAAACAAAAGAGAAATTCTGTTTTCTTTGAAGGAATTATTATTGGAGCAATAAGCATTCCATTAGGTATTATTGCAGGTTATATAGGTATCGGTTTGACATTTATAGTGATCAATCCTATGATAGCTGGAGCTTTAAATGTTACGGAAAGCTTTAGAGTTGTTGTATTACCATCGACTATAATAATTTCAATTATAATATCAATAACTACAATTCTAATATCAACATTTATTCCTGCTAAAAGGGCATCCAATATTTCTGCTATTGATGCCATAAGACAAACATCAGATATAAAATTATCTAATAAGGAAGTAAAAACTTCTAAACTTACACGAATGTTATTCGGAATAGAAGGAGATTTAGGTCTTAAAAATTTAAAAAGAAATAAAAAAAGATACATGGCAACAGTTTTCTCTCTAATTATAAGTATAGTACTGTATTTGTCAGTATCCTACTTTACCTCAGGTTTAGAAAAATCTCTAGAGCTTTCTCAGGATGGAGTTAATTTTGATTTACAAGTATACGTAAATATGGAAGATAAAGAAGAGCAAGATAATATTATAAATCAAATAAGAATGCTTGATGATGTAAAAGAGTCAACTTCTAAAAATACGGTAGTTTTAATGTCTTGGGTAGATAAGGACAAAATATCAGATTATCTAATGCAATTCTACGAATATGAACAGAAGGATGGCAGATACCCATATACTGTAGATGTAGTATCTTTAGATGATGAATCCTTAAAAGAGTATTCTAAGAAAGTGGGTGTTGATTTTGAAATATTAAAACAAACAGATAAACCACAAGCCATAGTTATTGATACCATGAGATATGAGGATGGGAAGGCAGGAAAATACATTGAAGCTCAGACCATAAAAGCATCTATAGGAGATAAGCTAGACTTAAAACATATAGATTATCAAACAGAAGATGAAATACCAGTAGATACAATTGAAATAGTAAGTTTAACTGATAAGCTTCCATTGGGAATGAACAATACAGATAATATTGGTGGCATTAATGTAATAGTTTCAAAAGATGTTTTTGAAAAAATTGTCACTAATAACAAAGATATTGAATATGGGATTTCATCAGAAATGTACATTAATTCAGATAATCCAATGAGACTTGAAGAAGATATTAACAAAATCCATGATAATTATGATATTTATATATACAATGTGCATCAGGTAAGGCAAAGGGAACAACAAATGATTTTACTCATGTCAGTATTTATCTATGGTTTTATTACCTTAATAACTGCAATTTGTGTAGCGAATATTTTAAATACAATAACAACAAGTATAGCTTTAAGAAAAAGAGAGTTCGCAATGCTAAAATCTATAGGAATGACACCAAAGAGTTTTAGTAAAATGATTAATTATGAAAGCATATTTTATGGACTAAAGGCTCTATTATATGGGCTACCTATAAGTATAGGTCTAATGTATCTAATGTTTAGGACCTTTAATATAAAATTCAGCTATGAATTTACGCTTCCCTGGTTAAATATTATCATTACAATAGTAGCAGTATTTGTTGTAGTAGGGGTAACGATGCTATACTCAAGCTCGAAGATTAAGAAAGAAAATATAATAGATGCACTTAAACAAGAAATAATTTAG